From Flavobacterium alkalisoli, the proteins below share one genomic window:
- a CDS encoding CotH kinase family protein: MNLIFTRKHLLAVMLLLHVIVFGQVTFTDSNLPIVIINTDIDPETGQPTEIPDDPKVWADMKIIYHTDGTRNYMTDQDNADFLDYDARIKIELRGSTSQWLEKKQYGWTTYDNDGNKQKVSILGMPSQNDWILNGLAYDATLMRDYLIYNLSREMGQYASRTQYCEVIINGNYRGLYVLQEKLKDDSKRINIEEITEDDNSGANLTGGYITKADKTTGGDPVAWVMASDAQDTDFIHELPKPEDVTEEQNVYIHGQFTALETAAHNDNAGLEDGFPSIIDVPTFVDFMILNELSSNVDAYQISTFFHKDRGGKLRAGPVWDFNLSFGHDEFGDRSHPDIWQFDNGDNEGPRFWKELFENAEFKCYLSRRWNTLTAEGNTLSYNNLSDFIDETVDLISEAAAREQLRWGTVPNHPAEITSLKSFISERIDWITDNVGTFSACADVELPSLVINRINYHPGETEEFPESDDLEFIEIRNTGAETVNLTGVYLSELGISYQFQANATLEAGEWLFLASNPEVFEQRYETTAFDKFERNLSNSTQRLVLADGFGNIIDEVEYDDDSPWPDADGNGSYLLLTDTSLDNSLASSWTAVAEGSLSIENFTESAKLVLYPNPVSNILLVRANTDITGINVYDIYGKLLLSVSPTAINAEIDFSVYQSGIYMVNITTGQGTTSKKVIKK, translated from the coding sequence ATGAATTTAATTTTTACCCGAAAGCATTTGCTTGCTGTTATGCTATTGCTGCATGTAATAGTGTTTGGACAGGTTACTTTCACCGATAGTAATCTTCCTATTGTTATTATTAATACGGATATCGATCCTGAGACGGGGCAGCCTACTGAGATTCCGGATGATCCTAAGGTATGGGCCGATATGAAGATTATTTATCATACCGATGGTACCCGTAATTATATGACCGATCAGGATAATGCTGATTTTCTGGATTATGATGCCCGAATTAAGATAGAGCTTCGAGGATCGACATCACAGTGGCTGGAGAAAAAACAATACGGCTGGACTACCTATGATAATGATGGTAACAAGCAAAAGGTGAGCATACTGGGCATGCCAAGTCAAAACGACTGGATACTTAACGGCCTTGCTTATGATGCTACATTAATGAGAGATTACCTTATATACAATCTTTCAAGAGAGATGGGGCAGTATGCTTCCCGTACCCAATATTGTGAAGTTATTATTAACGGAAATTACAGAGGGTTATATGTACTTCAGGAAAAACTGAAGGATGACTCTAAAAGAATCAATATTGAGGAAATAACAGAAGACGACAATTCAGGTGCGAACCTTACCGGAGGTTATATTACAAAGGCTGATAAAACGACAGGAGGAGATCCTGTGGCATGGGTTATGGCATCGGACGCTCAGGATACCGATTTTATACATGAGTTACCTAAGCCTGAAGATGTTACTGAAGAACAGAATGTATATATACACGGTCAGTTTACCGCATTAGAAACGGCAGCTCATAATGATAATGCTGGTTTGGAAGATGGCTTTCCGTCTATTATAGATGTACCTACTTTTGTTGACTTTATGATACTTAACGAACTATCATCAAATGTTGATGCCTACCAAATTAGTACCTTTTTTCATAAAGATAGAGGAGGTAAGCTTAGGGCAGGGCCGGTTTGGGATTTTAACCTGAGTTTTGGTCATGATGAGTTTGGAGACAGAAGTCATCCGGATATATGGCAGTTTGATAACGGAGATAATGAAGGGCCGAGATTTTGGAAAGAACTTTTTGAAAATGCAGAGTTTAAATGCTACCTGTCCAGACGCTGGAATACACTTACAGCAGAAGGAAATACATTAAGCTACAATAATCTTAGTGATTTTATTGATGAAACTGTTGATTTGATTAGTGAAGCGGCTGCAAGAGAGCAATTACGTTGGGGTACTGTGCCTAACCATCCGGCAGAAATAACTTCGCTTAAAAGTTTTATATCAGAAAGGATAGACTGGATAACCGATAACGTAGGTACATTTTCGGCATGTGCTGATGTAGAGCTTCCATCGTTAGTTATTAACAGGATTAATTATCATCCGGGAGAAACAGAAGAGTTTCCGGAATCTGATGATTTGGAGTTTATAGAGATCAGAAACACAGGAGCCGAAACAGTTAACCTTACAGGAGTTTATCTTAGCGAATTGGGTATATCCTACCAGTTTCAGGCAAATGCTACTCTTGAGGCAGGTGAGTGGCTGTTTTTAGCCAGTAACCCGGAGGTTTTTGAGCAGCGATATGAAACAACAGCCTTTGATAAGTTTGAGCGTAACCTATCAAACAGTACACAGCGACTGGTACTTGCTGATGGCTTTGGAAATATAATTGATGAAGTGGAATATGATGATGATTCTCCCTGGCCGGATGCAGATGGTAACGGCAGTTATTTATTGCTAACAGACACTTCTCTTGATAACAGCCTTGCTTCAAGCTGGACTGCAGTTGCCGAAGGGTCACTAAGTATAGAAAATTTTACAGAGTCTGCTAAACTAGTGCTATATCCTAACCCGGTAAGTAATATATTATTGGTTAGAGCCAATACAGATATTACTGGAATTAATGTTTACGATATTTATGGTAAACTTTTATTGTCGGTAAGTCCTACAGCTATTAATGCAGAAATAGATTTTAGTGTTTATCAGTCTGGTATTTACATGGTAAACATTACTACAGGGCAGGGAACAACCAGTAAAAAAGTAATTAAAAAATAG
- a CDS encoding DUF2007 domain-containing protein, with product MSKITTFKKFPDIIQAKELKEFLEQNGIESFVSDGKPSVDNSFGGGIPVDYEVKIKAVDFERASLLVEERVKETLGDVDKDYYLFSFTNEELYDVLIKQDEWNEFDYLLARKLLTDRGKVIDEDLLNSLKKQRIADFTKPQPHEKTWIFAGYVFVLMGGFLGILIGYMLWESKTTLPDRRVIYTYSQKSRSHGLIIFCLGIFLSAIYILGIFLDEYMISLY from the coding sequence ATGAGTAAGATTACCACTTTTAAAAAATTTCCGGATATAATACAGGCCAAAGAGCTTAAAGAGTTTTTAGAGCAAAATGGAATTGAAAGTTTCGTGAGTGATGGTAAGCCTTCGGTTGATAATAGCTTTGGGGGTGGTATCCCTGTGGATTACGAGGTTAAAATAAAAGCTGTTGATTTTGAAAGGGCATCTTTACTAGTTGAAGAGAGGGTTAAGGAGACACTGGGAGATGTTGATAAGGATTATTACCTGTTTTCATTTACTAATGAAGAGTTATATGATGTTTTAATCAAACAGGACGAATGGAATGAGTTTGATTATCTTCTAGCCAGAAAACTTTTAACTGATAGGGGAAAGGTAATAGATGAGGATTTATTAAACAGCCTCAAGAAACAAAGAATTGCAGATTTTACAAAGCCTCAGCCTCATGAAAAAACGTGGATCTTTGCCGGTTATGTATTTGTATTAATGGGAGGTTTTTTAGGGATACTTATAGGGTATATGTTATGGGAATCTAAAACAACGCTGCCTGACAGAAGGGTCATCTATACTTATTCTCAAAAATCACGTAGTCACGGACTTATAATTTTTTGCCTGGGTATATTTTTGTCTGCTATTTACATATTAGGAATTTTTTTAGATGAATATATGATTAGCCTTTATTAA
- a CDS encoding anthranilate synthase component II, which yields MKKILVIDNYDSFTYNLVHYLESLNCEVTVLRNDELSLDDPEDFDKILLSPGPGVPANAGLLESVIKKYAPYKSILGICLGQQAIGEVFGGKLINLDTVYHGVATTISILVDDEPLFKGLEKEISVGRYHSWCVAKENFPEVLEVTSVDDNGEIMSLRHKTYNVRGVQFHPESVLTPNGKKMLENWLEI from the coding sequence ATGAAGAAAATACTGGTAATAGATAACTACGACAGCTTTACTTACAACCTTGTACACTACCTGGAAAGCCTTAACTGTGAAGTTACTGTTTTAAGAAATGACGAACTCTCCTTAGATGACCCTGAGGATTTTGATAAGATATTGTTATCTCCCGGTCCCGGTGTGCCGGCCAATGCAGGGTTACTTGAAAGTGTAATAAAAAAATATGCCCCTTATAAAAGCATATTGGGTATTTGCTTAGGTCAACAGGCTATTGGCGAAGTTTTTGGCGGTAAGCTTATAAACCTCGATACTGTTTATCACGGCGTTGCAACTACTATCTCTATACTAGTTGACGATGAACCTTTATTTAAAGGCCTGGAAAAAGAAATAAGTGTGGGGCGCTACCATTCCTGGTGTGTGGCAAAAGAAAATTTCCCGGAAGTACTGGAAGTAACATCCGTAGACGATAATGGCGAAATAATGTCATTACGCCACAAAACATATAATGTAAGGGGGGTACAATTCCATCCGGAGTCTGTATTAACTCCAAACGGAAAAAAAATGCTGGAAAACTGGCTGGAAATCTAG
- the rmuC gene encoding DNA recombination protein RmuC, which translates to MPDTITLLSAFIIALAIGVYLGKLIFSSKSVSDRKVLEERNNSLTLTIEQLKQQAVNDRTGLEKQIIQTIAERDDLRTAKDALTVQLTKKETDFDNLLERMREQRQETEELREKFTKEFENLANKILEEKSTKFTEQNRENMKNILSPLQEKIHLFEKKVEDTHKESIDYHAALRQQILGLREMNEQMSRETLNLTKALKGDSKMQGNWGELILERVLEKSGLEKGREYEVQVSYTTEEGNRIQPDVVINLPDGKKMIVDSKVSLVAYERYVNEEDEIAKTLHLKEHIGSIKRHVDQLSDKNYHDLYKMESPDFVLLFIPIEPAFAIALNEDATLYNKAFERNIVIVTPSTLLATLRTIDSMWTNQKQQENAYEIARQAGALYDKFEGFVGDLIMVGKRMEEGKKAYEGAMNKLVDGRGNIITSIEKLKKMGAKAKKSLPDNIVNRALLSGGSEEEDTDNELPNL; encoded by the coding sequence ATGCCTGATACCATTACTTTATTATCTGCCTTTATTATTGCCTTAGCTATAGGAGTTTACCTTGGCAAACTTATATTTTCATCAAAATCCGTTTCAGACAGAAAAGTACTGGAAGAGCGTAATAACAGCCTTACCTTAACTATAGAGCAACTTAAACAACAGGCCGTTAATGACAGAACCGGACTTGAAAAACAGATAATACAGACAATTGCAGAGCGTGACGATTTACGCACGGCAAAGGATGCCCTTACTGTACAGCTTACTAAAAAGGAAACTGATTTTGACAATCTGTTGGAACGTATGCGTGAACAGCGTCAGGAAACAGAAGAGCTAAGGGAAAAATTTACCAAAGAATTTGAAAATCTTGCCAATAAGATCCTGGAAGAGAAATCGACCAAGTTTACTGAACAGAATCGCGAAAACATGAAAAACATACTTTCTCCCCTGCAGGAAAAAATACACCTGTTTGAAAAGAAAGTTGAAGATACCCATAAGGAAAGTATAGATTATCATGCAGCATTACGCCAGCAGATATTAGGCCTTCGTGAAATGAACGAACAAATGAGCCGCGAAACCCTTAACCTTACCAAAGCCCTTAAAGGTGACAGTAAGATGCAGGGTAACTGGGGTGAGCTTATACTGGAACGTGTTCTGGAAAAATCGGGCCTTGAAAAAGGTCGTGAATATGAGGTACAGGTTAGCTATACTACCGAAGAAGGAAACCGTATACAACCCGATGTTGTAATTAACCTTCCGGATGGTAAAAAAATGATTGTGGACTCAAAGGTATCTTTAGTAGCTTATGAGCGTTATGTAAATGAAGAAGACGAGATTGCTAAAACACTCCATTTAAAAGAACACATAGGCTCCATAAAAAGACACGTAGATCAGCTTAGTGATAAAAACTATCATGACCTATACAAAATGGAAAGCCCTGATTTTGTATTGCTTTTCATACCTATAGAACCTGCTTTTGCCATTGCGCTTAACGAAGACGCTACACTTTACAATAAAGCTTTTGAACGCAATATTGTTATTGTAACCCCTAGTACTTTACTGGCTACGCTTCGCACTATAGACAGTATGTGGACAAACCAGAAGCAACAGGAAAATGCATATGAGATAGCCCGACAGGCAGGTGCTTTATATGACAAATTTGAAGGCTTTGTAGGCGACCTGATCATGGTAGGCAAAAGGATGGAAGAAGGTAAAAAAGCCTATGAAGGCGCCATGAATAAACTGGTTGACGGGCGCGGTAATATAATTACCAGTATAGAAAAACTTAAAAAGATGGGAGCAAAAGCCAAAAAATCGCTTCCTGACAATATAGTTAACAGGGCACTACTTTCCGGAGGCAGTGAAGAAGAAGATACAGACAACGAGTTACCTAACCTATAA
- a CDS encoding acyl-CoA thioesterase — translation MTVSVQKVSASKVTISELMLPSHSNFSGKIHGGYILMLMDQIAFACASKYSGCYCVTASVDTVDFLNPIEIGELVTMKASVNYVGSSSMVVGIRVTSQNIQTGKVKHCNSSYFTMVAKDENGNNVKVPTLILSNLEEVRRFYNSVRRIALKKERNMHEETFDHTTPEALEGLNLYNVKLDL, via the coding sequence ATGACTGTAAGCGTACAAAAAGTAAGTGCATCAAAAGTTACAATATCTGAACTGATGCTTCCCTCCCATTCCAATTTCAGCGGAAAGATACACGGAGGTTATATACTTATGCTTATGGACCAGATTGCTTTTGCGTGCGCATCTAAATACTCAGGGTGCTATTGTGTAACGGCTTCTGTAGACACGGTAGATTTTTTAAACCCTATAGAGATAGGCGAACTTGTTACCATGAAAGCTTCGGTAAACTATGTAGGCAGCAGCTCTATGGTGGTAGGTATACGCGTTACTTCACAAAACATACAAACCGGCAAGGTAAAACACTGTAACTCTTCTTATTTTACAATGGTTGCCAAAGATGAAAACGGTAACAATGTAAAAGTACCTACACTTATACTTTCTAATCTGGAAGAAGTAAGGCGCTTTTATAATTCCGTAAGGCGTATTGCCTTAAAAAAAGAAAGGAATATGCATGAGGAAACATTTGACCACACAACTCCGGAGGCGTTAGAGGGCCTTAATCTTTATAACGTTAAACTAGACCTATAA
- the cysK gene encoding cysteine synthase A: MKVNNILETIGNTPHVKLNKLFKGKNVWIKLERNNPANSIKDRIALAMIEDAEAKGLLKADSVIIEPTSGNTGIGLAFVAAVKGYKLILVMPESMSVERRKLMSIYGAEFELTPREKGMKGAIEKARELTESTPNAWSPSQFDNQANVEVHRKTTAQEILADFPDGIDYLITGVGTGGHITGVADILKQKYPNLKVFAVEPEASPVLSGGDPGLHPLQGIGAGFVPSIYRKDLIDGVITVGKDEAFDFARNIAKTEGILVGISTGASLAAVNKKLADIPDGATVLTFNYDTGERYLSIEGLF; this comes from the coding sequence ATGAAAGTAAATAACATCTTAGAAACCATAGGTAACACACCCCACGTAAAACTGAATAAACTTTTTAAAGGAAAGAATGTATGGATTAAGTTGGAGCGTAATAATCCGGCAAACAGCATTAAAGACAGGATTGCACTGGCAATGATAGAAGATGCTGAAGCAAAAGGACTCCTGAAGGCTGACAGCGTTATAATTGAACCTACTTCGGGTAATACGGGTATAGGCCTGGCTTTTGTAGCTGCCGTTAAAGGGTATAAGCTGATTTTGGTTATGCCGGAATCTATGAGTGTGGAGCGTAGAAAGCTTATGTCTATTTACGGAGCCGAATTTGAATTGACCCCGCGTGAGAAAGGAATGAAAGGAGCTATAGAAAAAGCAAGGGAGTTAACAGAGTCTACTCCTAATGCCTGGTCACCAAGTCAGTTTGATAATCAGGCCAATGTTGAGGTACACCGCAAAACAACTGCACAGGAGATACTTGCCGATTTCCCTGATGGAATTGATTACCTTATAACAGGGGTTGGCACAGGTGGGCACATAACAGGTGTTGCTGATATCTTAAAACAAAAATACCCAAACCTTAAGGTGTTTGCTGTAGAGCCTGAGGCTTCGCCTGTATTAAGCGGGGGAGATCCGGGATTGCATCCCCTACAGGGAATAGGAGCGGGGTTTGTACCGTCTATTTACAGAAAAGACCTTATTGACGGAGTAATAACTGTAGGCAAGGACGAGGCTTTTGATTTTGCAAGGAACATTGCCAAAACCGAAGGTATACTGGTAGGAATCTCAACTGGTGCTTCTCTGGCAGCTGTAAATAAAAAGCTGGCAGATATACCCGATGGGGCAACTGTTCTTACTTTTAACTATGATACGGGAGAGCGATACCTTTCTATTGAGGGATTGTTCTAA
- a CDS encoding ion channel gives MNVFKGIINTKAKTDSNTGFSTNPSTYGGRFINKDGTANIEKQGIPFLSRISWYHMMLNMPAWKFIAVLFTFYAGINFIFAALYYLIGLEYLDGVGNYGSEWVKFGKAYFFSAQTFTTVGYGHISPNGFFTSALAATEALTGLLSFAIATGLFYGRFSRPKAFLKFSKNGVVAPYKDINAFMIRLAPYKNTNLIDAEARMTLGMSIYENGHMVTKFYTLNLELQKINSLTLSWTLVHPITEDSPFYGFTKEDFENTEGEIIVYIKAFDDLFSSTVATTTSYLFDEIEYGAKFEIMYNENEDNTTTILHLDKINAHKTAELNKY, from the coding sequence ATGAATGTTTTTAAAGGAATAATAAACACCAAAGCAAAGACCGACAGTAATACCGGTTTCAGTACAAACCCTTCTACTTATGGAGGCCGTTTTATAAATAAAGACGGTACTGCCAATATAGAGAAGCAGGGAATACCATTCTTAAGCCGTATAAGCTGGTATCATATGATGCTTAATATGCCGGCCTGGAAGTTTATTGCAGTACTTTTTACTTTTTATGCTGGGATTAATTTCATTTTTGCGGCCTTGTACTACCTGATAGGTTTGGAGTATTTAGATGGGGTTGGAAATTATGGCTCTGAATGGGTTAAGTTTGGTAAGGCCTATTTTTTTAGCGCACAAACATTTACTACAGTTGGATACGGACATATTAGTCCTAATGGTTTTTTTACAAGTGCCCTGGCGGCTACAGAAGCCCTTACAGGACTTTTAAGCTTTGCTATAGCTACAGGTTTGTTTTATGGGCGTTTTAGCCGTCCTAAGGCTTTTTTGAAGTTCTCAAAGAATGGGGTTGTTGCTCCCTATAAGGATATCAATGCTTTTATGATTAGGCTTGCTCCTTATAAAAATACCAACCTGATAGATGCTGAAGCACGTATGACCCTTGGTATGAGCATTTATGAAAACGGACATATGGTTACCAAATTTTATACGCTGAATCTTGAGCTGCAAAAAATAAATTCACTTACATTAAGCTGGACACTTGTACATCCTATTACAGAAGACAGTCCCTTTTACGGCTTTACAAAAGAAGATTTTGAAAATACCGAAGGTGAAATTATAGTATATATAAAAGCATTTGATGACCTTTTCAGTTCTACTGTTGCCACAACTACTTCCTATTTGTTTGATGAGATTGAATATGGGGCTAAGTTTGAGATAATGTATAACGAGAACGAAGATAATACTACAACCATATTGCATCTTGATAAGATAAATGCGCATAAAACAGCCGAATTAAACAAATACTAA
- the epsC gene encoding serine O-acetyltransferase EpsC — MKHPVYTANYLKSGVLPDKQKTGYWIEEFFQWLFCIGPQYADYDFFLKKEQELDGLLSDLLCLSGLEEEKIQPLLLHLKDKIVTLHEKMEDSLKAIFAFDPAAKSRTEVLVSYPGFFAIAIYRIAHELWINNVPVLPRLISEYVHGRTGIDIHPGAAIGDRFFIDHGTGIVIGETSVIGNDVKIYQGVTLGALSVHKEEASVKRHPTIGNRVTIYANATILGGNTIVGDDSVIGGNVWITNSIPAHSLVYHKSEITIKTKETFPEPLNFVI; from the coding sequence ATGAAACATCCCGTTTATACCGCAAATTATCTGAAATCGGGTGTGCTGCCCGATAAGCAGAAAACAGGTTACTGGATAGAGGAATTTTTTCAGTGGCTGTTTTGTATAGGTCCGCAATATGCCGATTATGATTTCTTTTTAAAGAAGGAGCAGGAACTCGACGGACTACTATCTGATTTACTATGCCTTTCCGGGCTGGAAGAAGAAAAAATTCAACCGTTGCTACTTCATCTTAAAGATAAGATAGTAACACTCCATGAAAAAATGGAAGACAGTCTTAAGGCTATTTTTGCTTTTGATCCTGCAGCTAAGTCAAGAACCGAAGTGTTGGTTTCTTATCCCGGTTTTTTTGCCATAGCCATTTACCGTATTGCTCACGAATTATGGATTAATAATGTACCTGTACTGCCCAGGCTTATTAGTGAATATGTGCATGGTAGGACAGGTATAGATATTCATCCCGGGGCAGCTATAGGTGACAGATTTTTTATAGACCATGGAACCGGTATTGTAATAGGGGAAACCTCAGTAATAGGCAACGACGTAAAAATATATCAGGGAGTAACATTAGGGGCTTTAAGCGTACATAAAGAAGAAGCTTCTGTTAAGCGCCATCCTACCATAGGCAACAGAGTTACCATTTATGCCAACGCAACCATTTTGGGAGGCAATACCATTGTGGGCGACGATTCTGTAATAGGAGGTAACGTATGGATTACTAATTCCATACCGGCTCATTCTTTGGTATATCATAAAAGTGAAATAACTATAAAAACGAAGGAAACATTTCCTGAACCGTTAAATTTTGTAATATAA
- a CDS encoding T9SS type A sorting domain-containing protein yields the protein MKKLLLLSALMGTFSLMAQTTHHITNWAMGIPSNDATLTIDQGDTVEWTWSDSTPHTVTSQAGSAESFDSGTITGIGQTYSHTFTEVGNNPYRCSFHASMQGTITVEEVLGVEDVSKVSFEYFPNPTTDILTINAADVIDNIAVYDMSGKLMMQASNAGNSNSKIYFQDYNAGTYLVKVTVAGQTKTISVVKQ from the coding sequence ATGAAAAAATTATTACTATTATCAGCATTAATGGGAACGTTTAGCCTTATGGCTCAAACAACCCATCACATTACCAATTGGGCTATGGGCATTCCTAGTAACGATGCTACATTAACTATAGACCAGGGTGACACAGTAGAGTGGACCTGGAGTGACAGTACTCCTCATACCGTAACTTCTCAGGCGGGTAGTGCTGAGAGTTTTGATAGTGGTACAATTACTGGTATTGGCCAAACCTATTCTCATACTTTTACCGAAGTGGGAAATAATCCGTACAGATGTAGTTTTCATGCCAGTATGCAGGGTACAATTACAGTGGAGGAAGTATTGGGCGTGGAAGATGTAAGCAAAGTTTCTTTTGAATATTTTCCAAACCCTACAACAGATATACTAACAATTAATGCAGCGGATGTTATTGATAATATCGCTGTGTATGATATGAGCGGTAAACTTATGATGCAGGCTTCAAATGCCGGTAACTCTAACAGCAAAATTTATTTTCAGGATTACAATGCAGGCACTTATTTAGTAAAAGTTACTGTAGCAGGGCAAACAAAAACAATATCTGTAGTTAAACAATAA
- a CDS encoding FG-GAP-like repeat-containing protein — protein MLKRITLLLALSGCCILHAQQSCDQAVPIGEGQYNATFTTGSEVPVNCLEDGSPTMGIWYSYTGTEDHNVIISTNIAGQPNHDTRVMVYSGECGSLNCIASDDDNGGSLTSLVVFSAVAEETYYIAFDNRWEENDFIFTVTETVFQLPMFATQNISLDGDYKICVTDLNGDYLDDIVAPSNGTVHVLYQNQDGSGFTSAALTAPNTQFMPGWSMAAGDFDKNGYNDLLYGNTYGATIMLANEDGTAFSDIIESPSNFSLFSQRTNFVDINNDGNLDAFVCHDIAPNVYFLNDGEGGYEFIQGGLGDYSEGGNYGSIWVDYDNDGDQDLFIAKCRGGGDLAAMNELHRNDGNMTFTTVASATTNESNMADMVQTWSSAWGDYDNDGYMDAFVGASSFASGHHKLMHNNGDGTFTDVTAGTGFETFNGMTHDHFAHDFNNDGFIDVFGGSNTIMLNNGDMTFSPMIVPGGSGPIGDLNNDGFLDIYNGNKILFNNGNDNNWMKITLEGNESNRNGIGARVEIHATGGTWTQQIRDVRSGDSFEYMSSLNVHFGLGQTETVDQLVIKWPSGLIDVINNPTINQTTHVTEGETLGTLQTQKISLTLYPNPAKSYIKADMQNNEIVSATIYSLNGKVVSTIQVTDNTIPVENLAQGTYGIILKDNTGKYFTTKIIKE, from the coding sequence ATGCTTAAAAGAATTACATTACTATTAGCTTTATCGGGCTGCTGTATCCTGCATGCCCAGCAAAGCTGCGACCAGGCAGTTCCTATTGGCGAAGGCCAATATAATGCAACATTTACTACAGGAAGCGAAGTTCCTGTAAACTGCTTAGAAGACGGATCCCCTACTATGGGTATTTGGTATAGCTATACCGGGACAGAAGACCACAACGTTATCATATCTACCAATATCGCTGGTCAACCAAATCATGACACCAGGGTCATGGTATATTCCGGCGAGTGCGGTAGCTTAAACTGTATTGCAAGTGATGACGACAACGGAGGAAGCCTTACATCTCTTGTTGTTTTTAGTGCTGTTGCCGAAGAAACTTATTACATCGCTTTTGACAACAGATGGGAAGAAAATGACTTTATTTTCACTGTTACGGAAACCGTTTTCCAGTTACCTATGTTCGCAACACAAAACATAAGTTTAGATGGCGATTACAAAATATGCGTTACCGACCTTAACGGTGATTATCTTGATGACATAGTAGCACCTTCTAACGGAACTGTACATGTACTTTATCAAAACCAGGATGGTTCCGGATTTACCAGTGCAGCACTTACAGCTCCCAATACACAGTTTATGCCAGGCTGGAGCATGGCTGCGGGCGACTTTGATAAAAATGGTTATAACGACCTCCTTTATGGCAATACTTATGGAGCAACAATTATGCTCGCTAATGAAGACGGCACCGCTTTCTCCGATATAATCGAGTCTCCGTCAAATTTTTCTTTATTCTCTCAAAGAACAAATTTTGTAGACATCAATAACGACGGTAATCTGGATGCCTTTGTTTGTCATGATATTGCTCCTAATGTCTATTTCCTTAATGATGGCGAAGGTGGTTATGAATTTATTCAGGGAGGCCTTGGTGATTATTCGGAAGGAGGAAATTACGGTTCTATTTGGGTAGATTATGATAATGACGGCGATCAGGATCTCTTTATTGCAAAATGCAGAGGTGGTGGAGACCTGGCAGCCATGAACGAACTCCACCGCAATGATGGAAATATGACTTTTACTACAGTAGCCAGTGCCACAACTAACGAATCTAACATGGCAGATATGGTACAAACATGGTCATCTGCATGGGGAGATTATGATAATGACGGATATATGGATGCATTTGTAGGTGCCAGTTCATTTGCTAGCGGACATCATAAACTTATGCATAATAATGGAGACGGCACTTTTACAGATGTTACGGCAGGAACCGGCTTTGAAACATTTAACGGTATGACACACGACCATTTTGCTCATGACTTTAATAATGATGGTTTTATTGACGTTTTTGGAGGAAGTAACACCATAATGCTAAACAATGGTGACATGACTTTTTCTCCTATGATAGTTCCTGGCGGCAGCGGCCCTATAGGTGACTTAAATAATGACGGATTCCTGGATATTTATAATGGAAATAAAATTCTGTTTAACAACGGTAATGATAATAACTGGATGAAAATTACCCTTGAAGGTAACGAAAGTAACCGAAACGGTATAGGCGCCAGAGTTGAGATACATGCTACAGGAGGAACATGGACACAACAGATACGTGATGTTAGAAGTGGTGACAGTTTTGAATACATGAGTTCACTTAACGTACATTTTGGTTTAGGGCAAACAGAAACCGTAGACCAACTGGTTATAAAATGGCCATCAGGTTTGATAGATGTAATAAACAATCCTACTATTAACCAGACAACTCATGTTACGGAAGGAGAGACATTAGGAACGCTACAAACGCAAAAAATATCTCTCACTCTTTACCCTAACCCTGCAAAAAGCTATATAAAAGCAGATATGCAGAATAATGAAATTGTTAGCGCTACCATTTATAGCCTTAACGGAAAAGTTGTGAGCACAATACAGGTAACCGATAATACGATTCCTGTAGAGAACCTGGCACAAGGTACTTATGGCATTATACTTAAAGACAATACCGGGAAATATTTTACAACTAAAATTATTAAAGAATAA